A genome region from Blautia coccoides includes the following:
- a CDS encoding PucR family transcriptional regulator, with amino-acid sequence MKINLDIIAEELSALSPRRAGRQKSDTVKHNLQGAGLYEPQTTLSPEICYAVSADTITETFFCPSGITLAVIGNADEDMLNAFDADILVLNAENAHCTFSDMFNALNSVFLKYQAIHARLTSAVMKNAPLQEILKIGEELFGNPLILFDKNYCILGEADSRLKKLELVCDKWSDSKMLSIDMVNAIKTSPEYRRSSASSDICFVSDEYFAYNTLFVPVEGNTSPLTAAVMETDRPLTLVHRQLALYFAGILRLALGRNHLSSGHSLRFEDFLKELLYDTQIEQAVIDRYLLAMNWKNGDNYLLVTFQTNRFDKINSIYNNICVNIEKQVAESFAFYFEDNLLTVINLDHARLSKADAVHKLSIFLREGLFHAGISYVFFDFSTFSSYYKQTLGALEMGEKYSPHEWCYDFEDYVLHYFMHYGTSRIDGRHLCHPGVVQLYIHDLKNKTNLLETLRTYLELGGNAVLTAQKLYIHRNTLYQRLKKINGIIHTNLDDANTRLFIMMSYTFVDLLGLSPVES; translated from the coding sequence CCTGTATGAACCGCAAACAACCCTGTCACCGGAGATCTGTTATGCCGTCAGTGCTGACACCATAACAGAAACCTTTTTTTGTCCTTCCGGCATCACACTGGCTGTGATTGGAAACGCTGATGAAGATATGCTGAATGCATTCGATGCAGATATCCTTGTGCTGAACGCAGAGAATGCACACTGCACATTCAGCGATATGTTTAATGCGCTCAATTCGGTTTTCCTAAAATACCAGGCGATCCATGCGCGGCTCACTTCTGCGGTCATGAAAAACGCCCCGCTCCAGGAAATACTAAAAATCGGGGAAGAACTTTTCGGCAATCCTCTCATTCTTTTCGATAAGAATTACTGTATTTTAGGGGAAGCTGATTCACGCCTCAAGAAGCTGGAACTGGTCTGTGACAAATGGTCTGATTCAAAAATGCTCTCCATTGATATGGTCAATGCCATAAAGACTTCACCGGAATACCGCCGATCTTCCGCCTCCTCTGATATCTGTTTTGTTTCAGACGAATATTTTGCCTATAATACACTTTTTGTCCCTGTGGAGGGAAATACTTCTCCTTTGACAGCAGCCGTCATGGAGACAGACCGCCCTCTTACCCTGGTGCATCGGCAGCTTGCTCTATATTTTGCGGGAATCCTGCGTCTTGCTCTGGGGAGAAATCATTTAAGCTCGGGACATTCTCTGAGATTTGAAGATTTTTTAAAGGAACTTCTGTACGACACGCAGATCGAACAGGCTGTGATAGACCGCTATCTTTTGGCTATGAATTGGAAAAACGGGGATAACTATCTTCTGGTAACTTTTCAGACAAACCGTTTTGACAAAATCAATTCCATATACAACAATATCTGCGTCAATATTGAAAAACAGGTTGCGGAGAGCTTTGCCTTTTATTTTGAGGACAACCTGCTCACTGTCATCAATCTGGACCATGCACGTCTATCAAAGGCGGATGCGGTCCATAAGCTCTCTATTTTCCTCCGGGAAGGGCTGTTTCACGCCGGCATCAGTTACGTCTTCTTTGATTTCAGCACTTTTTCCAGCTATTATAAGCAGACATTGGGGGCTTTGGAGATGGGTGAAAAATATAGCCCCCATGAGTGGTGCTATGATTTTGAGGACTATGTGCTGCATTATTTTATGCATTACGGTACAAGCCGGATCGACGGAAGGCATCTGTGCCATCCCGGTGTAGTCCAGCTTTATATCCATGACTTAAAGAATAAAACAAACCTTCTGGAGACTTTAAGGACTTATCTGGAGCTGGGAGGCAATGCGGTTCTCACTGCACAGAAACTTTATATCCACAGAAATACCCTGTATCAGAGACTGAAAAAAATAAATGGCATCATCCATACCAATCTGGATGACGCCAATACAAGGCTGTTCATTATGATGTCCTATACTTTTGTGGATTTGCTTGGATTAAGTCCAGTGGAATCCTGA